GGCGTACGGAGATCCGCAAAAATATCCATCGGGCGGAGGGTGTGGTTTCCCGCGGTTACGACTGGCTTCCCGAACGAAATCGCGGCCAGGCCGGCGATAGCGCCCAGGGTAATGAGAAGCGGATAGGGATGTTTATTTCCGGAAGACATAAGTCGGCATATTCGAAACAGGCGGACGTACCGCCGCTAACTGTCGCAAATCTAATATTTGGCCAGCTTCATTGCATCATCCAGCTCGTATAATTTATATTTTTTAATCATCGACCGTACCCGGCTCACCCACACCTGCCCCGCGGTCGAATACCCGGAACGGATGAGTTTATTGAGCCATTGTTCATAATCATCGCTACCCTTCATGGTGGCAAACCATTTCTTTTTCATGACTACTTTGGTGAAATGGCGGTAAGACGCTGTGTCGGTCGTGTATTCGCGGTACATGCTGCGGTAAGTGAAACCGCGCTTCGCCAGGTTGTTTTTCCCGACGATTCCGAAGTGATTCCTGAGCAAGCGGGCATTCTTACTCGTACCGCTTCCTGATTCCAGCATCGCGATGCCGAGGATGATACTTGCCGGAACACCGGTTTCCTGGGAGAGGCTAACTGCAACGGGGCTAAATTTCTCGAGGTACTTTTGAGGGGTCTTCTGCGCCGAAACGGATAAACTGGTTATCAGCATCCCGCCCAGCAGCAGTCTTCTTTTGGATAAAAACATGCGAACTATTTAGATCATCCAATCTGCACCGGTTCCTTATCACCCCGCAAATTTACGCCTTTCTAAAAGATAAAATGTAAGTAATATGTTAATATGTTCTAATTCATCAATATCGTAATACCATATTAACTACCACACCCTAATATTTTTGCATGTTGCGTTAATTCTCATCCTGCGCGCAATCCGCAAACGTAAAATTCAGATGGCCGGTGCGGAGGCCATGTCCCTGGTACACCACCATCTTCAGCCAATAACGGCCGTCGTCCAGCAGGATCACCTCGCAGGTTTCGATCTGCATGTTGTAAAATGCCCGCAGATCCATATCCAGCTGCAAATCAGCCGTTTGGTCGAATACAAAAGGATACAGGCGGTCTTCGTCCGATTTTTCGTCGTACACGGCAAGCGTCACGGCGATCGTTTCGTCCTCGAAATTGATCTTCAGCTGGAAAATCCCCTGGTCGCGGAGATCCAGCTTTTGTATGGCGGCGATGGTTTGAATTGTCGTTTCCATTGTTTCTGTATGCTGAAAAGAGAAGCCATACCCTGCGGGGATATGGCTTTCATTAGGTAAATGTCGTTTCGGAAAGATTATTTTTTCACGAGCGAAAGGGCCAGCTCATCCAGCTGCACCTGGTCGATGGAAGACGGCGCATCCAACATCACGTCGCGGCCCGAGTTGTTTTTCGGGAAAGCGATGAAGTCGCGGATGGTTTCGCTGCCGCCCAGCAGGGAGCAGAAACGGTCGAACCCGAAAGCGATCCCCCCGTGCGGAGGCGCGCCATATTCGAACGCGCCCAACAGGAACCCGAATTTGTGGTCCGCTTCTTCCTTGCTCATACCCAACGCCGCAAACATCTTCTCCTGTAGGTCGCGCTGGAAGATACGGATGGAGCCGCCGCCGATCTCGGTGCCGTTCAGCACGATGTCGTACGCGTTAGCTTTGATCTTCGCGTACTGCGACAAATCATCCATCAAATGGATATGCTCCGGTTTCGGCGCCGTGAACGGATGGTGACGCGCCACCCAGCGGTTATCTTCCTCCGCGTATTCGAACAGCGGGAAGTCGATCACCCAAAGCGGTTTGTACACGTCCTTGTTGCGAAGACCGAGGCGCTCGCCCATTTCCAGGCGCAGCTCGCTCATCGCCTTGCGCGTGCGCTCTTCCTTGCCCGCGAGGATCAGGATAAGGTCGCCCGGCTGGCTCTGGCACTGGTCTGCAAACAGTTTCAGCGCTTGCTCGTTAAAGAATTTATCGACAGACGATTTCAGGGAACCGTCGGTGTTGTGCTTGATGTAAACGAGGCCGTTCATGCCGATCTGCGGGCGCTTCACCCATTCCGTCAGCTCGTCGAGCTGCTTGCGGGTGTACTCCGAGCATCCGCTCACGTTGATCCCTACTACCAGTTCTGCATCATCGAACACTTTGAAGCCGTTGCCGCGGCCGGGCTCGCCGAGGTCTACCAGTTTCATTTCGAAACGGATATCGGGTTTGTCGTTGCCATAGTATTTCATGGCATCGTCCCAGGTCATGCGGGGGAAGGGCTCGTTGAATTCGATGCCTTTGATTTCGCGGAAGATGTGTTTGGTCATCTCCTCGAAGTTGTTCAGCACGTCTTCCTGGTCGACGAAGCTCATTTCGCAGTCGATCTGCGTGAATTCGGGCTGGCGGTCGGCGCGGAGGTCTTCGTCGCGGAAGCACTTCACGATCTGGTAGTACCGGTCGTAGCCGCTCACCATGAGCAGTTGCTTGAAGGTTTGGGGCGACTGCGGCAGGGCGTAGAACTGGTTAGGGTTCATACGGCTGGGCACTACGAAGTCGCGCGCGCCTTCCGGTGTGGATTTGATGAGGTATGGCGTTTCCACTTCCATAAACCCGCGGCCGTCGAGGAAGTTCCTGGCGGCGCGGTTTACGCGGTAGCGGAGCGTGAGGTTTTGTTTAACGATGTTGCGGCGCAGATCGAGGTAACGGTATTTCATGCGCAGCTCGTCTCCACCGTCGGTATCGTCCTGGATGGTGAAGGGAGGCGTTTTGGAACCATTGAGGATGCTGAATTCCGATACGGTGATTTCAATATCTCCGGTGGGGATGTTGGGGTTTTTATTGGTACGCTCGGTGGCGGTGCCTTTCACCTGGATCACGAATTCGCGGCCGATAGGCTGTTGGTCGAGCTGTGCGTTGAGCGATTCGCCGAGGAGGAGCTGCGTGATGCCGTAACGGTCGCGCAGGTCCACGAAAGTGATGCTACCAAACTTGCGGACGGTTTGCACCCATCCGGCCAGGGTTACCGGCTGGCCCACATGTTCCATGCGCAATTCTCCACATGTATGCGATCTGTACATTGTTTGCTGTTCTTTTAATAAGGAGGTCAAAGATAAGAAAGGCTGCGGGAAATGCTACCGCAAGGCTCTAAAAAACCGATTTATGTCAATTTCCGGCGGGATGGCTTCTCCGTGGATGAGATTACCCACAAATTTCCGTGCGGCCCAGGGCGCGAGGGAACAACCTTTCGACCCCATACCGTTAAAAATCCCCAGCCGCGGGTTATGCGGATGCAGCCCCGCCATCGGCCGCCGGTCCGGCCCCGTTGGTCTTACAGCCGCGCGGTGCCCGATGACTTCATACGGCGTTAGCAACAGTTGCTGCAGCTGGGCTTCGATCTGCGCCCGCGCCTCATTTGTAGGGTTGATATCGGTATAATCCCAGGCAAACGTGGCGCCGGCCCAGTAGGTTTGGTCGCCGAGGGGAACGAGCGTAACGCCTTTTTTGATGATATCCGCGGTTTCAAATGGGAGGCGGATGATGAGGGCTTCGCCTTTGTTGGGATGGAATTTCAATTTTCCGAACCAGGGATTTCGCGGGGAAGCCGCCCCTTCGCAAAAGATCACTGCTTTTGCCTGTAAGTCCTTGTAAACAACACCATGATCCTTCAATTCAAGCGCCGCCATCTCGAATGTCTCCCTCCGGGCCCCGATATGCGCCGCCCATGCCGGCAGCAATGCCCCCAGGTCCACGTTCGCGCCCTTCACGATCCCCGCGCCAAAAGGCGCTTCCAGCAAGCCTTCATACCTTTCCCCTTCCGGGAAAACGCTATATGGCGTAGGGTGCGCGGCAAATGCGTCCCGCATCTGGGCGGTAGGCCACACGTTCCAGATATCCCTTTCCGTGAACACGGAAACGCCCAATGCCGCCTCCATGGCGCGATAGGTGGCTAGCGCCAGCGGGTAAATAGTATCGTATAGCCACGACACTTCGAACAGCCGCCCCGACACCGGGTTGATGATCCCCGCCGCCAGGCGCGACGCGGCATCGGCGCGCCCGTCGTCGAACACGGCGATCTTCAATCCCGCCTGCCGCATTTCCCATCCCAGCAAGGTGCCGGCCACGCCCTGGCCCGCGAGTATGTAATCTACTGTCTCCATAAAAATTCCGCAGCAAAGGTAAGGGCAAAAAAATCCCCGTCACGATGCGCAACGGGGATGTATAATAGGTAAATATTACCGGGTTGATCAGGCGGGAACGCCTTTCAGCACTTCGGCCATGCGTTTGCCGATGTCTGCGGGGCTGTCTACCACATGAACGCCACAGGCGCGCATGATCTTCATTTTTGCGGCGGCGGTATCGTCCGCACCACCGATGATGGCGCCTGCGTGGCCCATACGGCGGCCCGGAGGCGCTGTCTGGCCGGCGATGAAGCCTACAACGGGTTTGTGGGGATTGGCTTTGATCCACTCCGCAGCTTCCGCCTCCATAGAACCGCCGATTTCACCGATCATGATGATGGCTTCGGTTCCGGGATCGTTCATCAGCAGTTCCACCGCTTCGCGGGTAGTGGTGCCGATGATCGGGTCGCCGCCGATACCGATGGCGGTGGAAACACCCAGACCGGCTTTTACCACCTGGTCGGCTGCTTCGTAAGTCAGGGTACCGGATTTGGATACGATGCCGATTTTACCTTTTTTGAAGATAAAGCCGGGCATGATGCCTACTTTGGCTTCTTCTGCGGAAATAACGCCCGGGCAGTTGGGACCGATCAGGCGGGTATTATGCGCTTTGAGGTAGTTCTTGGCTTTCACCATGTCCTGAACGGGAATACCTTCGGTAATGCACACTACCAGGCCGATGCCCGCGTCAGCAGCTTCCATGATCGCGTCTGCCGCGAATGCCGGCGGTACGAAGATGATGGATACATCCGCTCCCGTCGCCTTTACCGCGTCTGCCACGGTATTGAACACAGGGCGCTCCAGGTGGGAGCTGCCGCCTTTACCCGGCGTTACGCCACCTACCACGTTGGTGCCGTACTCGATCATTTGTGTGGCGTGGAAAGTACCTTCAGTACCGGTAAATCCCTGCACGATCACTTTGCTGTTCTTATTAACTAAAACACTCATCGCGTCTGATTTAATTATTTTTTAGATAAGGTGGGGCAAAAATAACGGATAATGGCTAAAAAGAAAAGGAAAGCCGCCTTGGTTGAGGAATATTAACTATTTGTTGCCGCCTTCTCCACCCTTCTGCCGCCATTTCTTGTCCCGGAACATCTCCATTTTCCGCATTTCCTTGATGTCCTGGAAGAACTCGGAAGCGAAAATAAAGTCGTTCAGCAGCTTGTCTTCACTGAAAATGATGTCTTCATTGCTGCCTTCCCACTGTTTTTGCCCCTGGTGCATGTAGATGATATGGTCCCCGCTTTCCATTACGGTATTCATATCATGGGTATTCACCACCGTGGTGATGTTGTAATCAACGGTAATGTCTTTGATGAGCTTGTCGATCACGAGGGAGGTCTGTGGATCGAGGCCGGAGTTGGGCTCGTCCACGAACAGGTATTTGGGATTGAGCACGATAGCCCGGGCGATGCCCACCCGCTTTTTCATCCCGCCGCTGATTTCGGCGGGGAATTTTTTATTCGCGTCTTTCAGTTCCACCCGATCGAGGCACTCCTGCATCCGCTTGCGTTTTTCTTTGTAGCTCATGCTGGAAAACATGTCCAGCGGGAACAAGATGTTCTGCTCCACGGTCATGGAGTCGAAGAGCGCCGAGCCCTGGAACAGCATCCCGATGGCCTGGCGGATGGGCTTCTTTTCCTTATCGTCCATGGCGGTGAAGTCTTCCCCGCTATACAGCACCTGACCGCTGTCTACGGGCATGAGGCCTACCATGCACTTCATGAGCACCGTTTTTCCGCTGCCGCTGGCGCCGATGATGAGGTTCGTTTTACCGGCCTCCATGGTGGCGGACACATCTTTCAGTATCTCCTTTTCTCCAAAACTCTTGCGGATATTTTTCAGTTCTATCATAGATCGTTCTTCTCGGTTTGAGGGTTACAGCAGCATGGCCGCCAGGGCATAGTCGGCAAAAAGGATCATCACACAGCTCACAACTACCGCGGTGGTGCTGGCTTTCCCGATCTCGAGGGCGCCCCCCTGCACATGGTACCCGTAATAAGCCGGTATGCTCGATATGATGAAGGCGTATGTGTAAGATTTGCTCAGGGCGAAGAATACATTGTACCCATCGAACGAGCTGCGCAGCCCTTCCATGAACTGCTCATGCGACAGGATGCCGCTCAGCTTGCCCGCTTCCAGCCCGCCGAAAATGCCCAGGAACGCCGCGATCACCACCAGCGCGGGGATCGTCAGCAAAGCCGCCAGGATCTTGGGGCCTATCAGGTAGGCTTTGGTATTGATGCCCATGATCTCCTGCGCGTCGATCTGCTCGGAAATACGCATGTTCCCCAGTTCCGACGCGATCTTGGAGCCGACCACGCCGCCCAGCACGATACAAATCATGGTCGGCGCCAGCTCGATGATCATCGTGTCGCGCACCACCATCGCGATGGTGGATTTGGGAATGAACCCGCTTACCAGCTGGTAAGCCGTTTGCACCGTTGTAACGGCGCCAAGGAAAGTGGAGATGATCACTACGATGCCCAGGGATCCGATCCCGATGTCCACACACTGTTTCATAAACTCCTTCCAGTACATCCTCATGTTCTCCGGGCGGGAGAACATCCCTTTCAACATCAGCAAAAACCTGCCGAAATGATAAAAAAACCTGAACTCCATAACTTGTCAAAGATACTGGGAAAATGAATTGTTTCGCCCCTTTATCGCAAACTCCCCACCAGCAGCCGTTTAAGGCTCCGCTCGATAATTTCGCCCATAGTGTTGCACCGGGCAAACACCTGGTCGTGGTAATGCTCCGCCAGCTCTTCCCCCAACTGTTTGATTTTCCCGGGAAACGACACCCGGTCGGTCATGATCACATCCCGCAGGTCCTTGATCCGGTGCCGCTGCACCTTCATCCGCCGCGCGATCAGCGACCGCTCTTCCTGCTGGTATTGCTTCACCACCTCCGCGTTGAGGTGCTTCATCGCCAGCTCCACGAACACCCGGTTCTCCTTGAAGAACTGCGGCATGTACAGTGTCTTCTTCCCTTCGTAAAACTGCTGGTCGAAGTCGATCGCCCGGATGCGGAACTGCACGTCGTCGAAATCGGGGGTGATGTCGAAAATAAAATTATACGACCGCATGTCCCCCAGCAGCCGCACAAAACACCGCTCGTTGAACTTCACGAACTCCTTGGCGATGCGCTTGGGGTTGAACTCGGGCCGGTCCAGCCAGGATTTGGCGAACTGGTCGCCAGGCACCCCGGCAATGTGCTCCTCCACCAGCGTGTTGCCGTCTACGAGAAAGTTCATCCAGTACGGAGAAAGGATATGTTCCAGCTCCAGGCCGTAAATGCGCGAAGCGTCAGCGATCTTGATGTAAAAATAGTCGTAAACCTCGTTGTAGTTGTTGACGATCTTGATGCGGAAAGGGTGGGAATTGCCGAACGTACAGTAATCGATCCGCTCGATGTGCAGGTGTTCTTCGGCCGCCTGGTCGCCGCCGGCCTTGAGGATGGAATAAATGCGCTTGAGCCCCGCATGCAGGCCGGGGGTCATGCTCTGCGGGTAAAGGACCGACTCCCAGAGCGAGTCTTTGCCTTCCTTGTCGTATACCGGGATGCCGTAATCGTAATACTTCAGTTCTTCATACGTTACCGGCAGTTTGATTTCCCGCTCATACAGCTTCAGGTAGTTCCGGAATGCCGGGTTGAGCGGAAAAAATATCTTCTTGCGCGAGATGGATTGCATGCCGGAAATTACGAATTATCCGGTTTCGGGGACTATTTCATGGCGCCTTCGATGTCTTTCCGGATTTTGGCTGCGATATCCTCTCCCCAGATTTTACCCGCCACCTGCGATTCTGCAGTAATGTGCGGCATCATTTCCACCATCTTCTTTCCCGCATCCGACTTATAAAATGCAATCATGCCATCCACATCCTTTTCCGAAAAATAGCGCTCGTAAATGGGAACGAGCAGGTTGGCCAGGTCTTTTTCGTTGTAATACCCGGCGATGCGCGTCCAGACGGCGGTATCTACCGAGGGATATGCTTTCTGGTACTGCGCCAGCATCTGCTTCACGGTATTCATGCCTACCCGCGAAGCGCCGTTCAGGCTCAGCAGCACCCGGATCTTGATCGTTTTGGCGGACTCCTGCGCCGAGGCGCCCGTGGCCACAGCGGCCAACAGCAGTGTGAACAGTAATTTCTTCATATCGGGGTAAGATAATGAAAGAAAAAGCGGGCCGCAAAGCCCGCCTTCCCGGTTATTTCTTCCTGCCGTTCGTTTCGGCTCCTTTTTTACATTTCGTTTGCGCGTCCACCACGGCGATGAGCACCATGTTCACGATCTGCCGCACCGTCGAGCCCAGCTGCAGGATGTGCACGGGCTTCTTCATACCGAGCAGGATCGGCCCGATGGCATCGAAGCCCGCAACGCCCTGCAGCAGATTGTAAGCCACGTTGCCCGCCGCCAGGTTGGGGAAGATGAGCGTGTTCACGTCTTCGCCGATCAGTTCGGAGAAAGGATAGTTTTCTTTCAGCACGGGTTTGTTGAAAGCCATTGCCGCCTGGATCTCACCGTCAACAGTAAGCGTGGGGTCTTTCTGTTTCACGATCTCCCGGGCGCGGCTCATCAGCTGCGCTTCCGGCGTCTGGCTCGAACCGAAGTTGGAGTACGACACCATCGCGATGCGCGGCGTCATGTTGAACTGCTTCACTTCCTTCGCTACCATGAGCGTGATTTCCGCCAGCTCTTCCGCGGTGGGGTTGAGGTTCACCGTGGTATCCGCCAAAAAGAGCGGTCCGCGCTTGGTTTGGATGATATACATACCCGCCACGCGCTTGGCGCCTTCTTCCATACCGATCACCTGCAAGGCCGGACGGATCGTATCGGGATATTTGCGGGTAAGGCCGGAGATGAGTGCATCCGCCTCGCCGGTTTCCACCATCATGCAGCCAAAATAGTTGCGCTCGCGCATGATTTTCTTGGCTTCGTACAGGTTGAGCCCTTTGCGCTGGCGCTTCCGGAAAAACAACTCTCCGAAGTGATGGCGCTTCTCCGCCATTTCATCACTCTTGGGATCGATGATGATCGCATCATCGATCTCGATGGAGTTTTCCTCCATGAGCTGCCGGATGCGTTTTTCACTCCCGAGCAGGATCGGGATGGCGATATTTTCCTCGCTCACCACTTGCGCGGCTTTGAGGATCTTGAGGTTGTCCGCCTCGGAGAATACCACGCGGCGCGGGTCTTTCCTGGCTTTCACGCCGATCACGCGGAACAGCTGGTTGTCGAGGCCGAGGCGGTTGTTCAGTTCTGCCTCATATGCTTCCCAATCCGTGATGGGAGCCGTGGCCACGCCGCTTTCCATCGCCGCTTTCGCCACGGCGGGCGCTACGGTGCTGAGGAGGCGGGGGTCCAGGGGTTTGGGAATGATGTAATGGGGACCGAATACAATATTGCGCTCGCTATACGCGAGGTTCACGATATCCGGAACAGGCGATTTGGCGAGGTCAGCCAAAGCATGCACCGCGGCCAGTTTCATGGCTTCGTTGATCTGCGTGGCGCGCACGTCGAGGGCACCGCGGAAGATGTAGGGGAAACCCAGTACGTTGTTCACCTGGTTGGGATAGTCGGAGCGGCCGGTGGCCATGATTACGTCTTTCCGGGCAGCGGTGGCAGCTTCGTAGGAGATCTCGGGATCGGGATTGGCCATGGCGAACACGATCGGGTTCTTGGCCATGCTCCTCACCATCTCTTCCGTCACTACGTTGCCGATACTCAGCCCAACGAACACATCCGCGCCTTTCAGCGCTTCGGTGAGGCTGGTAACTTTTGCGCTGGTGGCGAAGACCTGTTTCATCTCGTCGAGGTCGGCGCGTTGCTTATTCAGCACACCGTCTTTATCAAACATGATGAAATTCTCCGGCTTCGCACCCAGGGAGGCATACAGCCGCACGCAGGCCATGGCCGCAGCCCCGGCGCCATTCACCACGATTTTTACTTTATCGATTTTCTTTTTAACGAGTTCCAGTGCGTTGAGCAGGGCGGCGCTGGAGATGATGGCGGTGCCATGCTGATCGTCGTGCATCACCGGGATCTTCAGCTCCTTTTTCAGTCGGTCTTCGATGGCGAAGCACTCGGGGCTTTTGATGTCTTCCAGGTTGATGCCCCCGAAAGTGGGCTCCATGGCTTTCACCACGCGCACGAATTCGTCTACGTCTTTCGTATTCAGTTCTATATCGAAAACATCGATGTCTGCGAAAATTTTGAACAGTACGCCTTTACCTTCCATCACGGGTTTGCCGGCTTCGGGGCCGATGTCGC
Above is a genomic segment from Chitinophaga pollutisoli containing:
- a CDS encoding glucosaminidase domain-containing protein — translated: MFLSKRRLLLGGMLITSLSVSAQKTPQKYLEKFSPVAVSLSQETGVPASIILGIAMLESGSGTSKNARLLRNHFGIVGKNNLAKRGFTYRSMYREYTTDTASYRHFTKVVMKKKWFATMKGSDDYEQWLNKLIRSGYSTAGQVWVSRVRSMIKKYKLYELDDAMKLAKY
- a CDS encoding DUF2059 domain-containing protein, which gives rise to MKKLLFTLLLAAVATGASAQESAKTIKIRVLLSLNGASRVGMNTVKQMLAQYQKAYPSVDTAVWTRIAGYYNEKDLANLLVPIYERYFSEKDVDGMIAFYKSDAGKKMVEMMPHITAESQVAGKIWGEDIAAKIRKDIEGAMK
- a CDS encoding ABC transporter permease yields the protein MEFRFFYHFGRFLLMLKGMFSRPENMRMYWKEFMKQCVDIGIGSLGIVVIISTFLGAVTTVQTAYQLVSGFIPKSTIAMVVRDTMIIELAPTMICIVLGGVVGSKIASELGNMRISEQIDAQEIMGINTKAYLIGPKILAALLTIPALVVIAAFLGIFGGLEAGKLSGILSHEQFMEGLRSSFDGYNVFFALSKSYTYAFIISSIPAYYGYHVQGGALEIGKASTTAVVVSCVMILFADYALAAMLL
- the sucD gene encoding succinate--CoA ligase subunit alpha, whose protein sequence is MSVLVNKNSKVIVQGFTGTEGTFHATQMIEYGTNVVGGVTPGKGGSSHLERPVFNTVADAVKATGADVSIIFVPPAFAADAIMEAADAGIGLVVCITEGIPVQDMVKAKNYLKAHNTRLIGPNCPGVISAEEAKVGIMPGFIFKKGKIGIVSKSGTLTYEAADQVVKAGLGVSTAIGIGGDPIIGTTTREAVELLMNDPGTEAIIMIGEIGGSMEAEAAEWIKANPHKPVVGFIAGQTAPPGRRMGHAGAIIGGADDTAAAKMKIMRACGVHVVDSPADIGKRMAEVLKGVPA
- a CDS encoding ATP-binding cassette domain-containing protein; protein product: MIELKNIRKSFGEKEILKDVSATMEAGKTNLIIGASGSGKTVLMKCMVGLMPVDSGQVLYSGEDFTAMDDKEKKPIRQAIGMLFQGSALFDSMTVEQNILFPLDMFSSMSYKEKRKRMQECLDRVELKDANKKFPAEISGGMKKRVGIARAIVLNPKYLFVDEPNSGLDPQTSLVIDKLIKDITVDYNITTVVNTHDMNTVMESGDHIIYMHQGQKQWEGSNEDIIFSEDKLLNDFIFASEFFQDIKEMRKMEMFRDKKWRQKGGEGGNK
- the aspS gene encoding aspartate--tRNA ligase, which produces MYRSHTCGELRMEHVGQPVTLAGWVQTVRKFGSITFVDLRDRYGITQLLLGESLNAQLDQQPIGREFVIQVKGTATERTNKNPNIPTGDIEITVSEFSILNGSKTPPFTIQDDTDGGDELRMKYRYLDLRRNIVKQNLTLRYRVNRAARNFLDGRGFMEVETPYLIKSTPEGARDFVVPSRMNPNQFYALPQSPQTFKQLLMVSGYDRYYQIVKCFRDEDLRADRQPEFTQIDCEMSFVDQEDVLNNFEEMTKHIFREIKGIEFNEPFPRMTWDDAMKYYGNDKPDIRFEMKLVDLGEPGRGNGFKVFDDAELVVGINVSGCSEYTRKQLDELTEWVKRPQIGMNGLVYIKHNTDGSLKSSVDKFFNEQALKLFADQCQSQPGDLILILAGKEERTRKAMSELRLEMGERLGLRNKDVYKPLWVIDFPLFEYAEEDNRWVARHHPFTAPKPEHIHLMDDLSQYAKIKANAYDIVLNGTEIGGGSIRIFQRDLQEKMFAALGMSKEEADHKFGFLLGAFEYGAPPHGGIAFGFDRFCSLLGGSETIRDFIAFPKNNSGRDVMLDAPSSIDQVQLDELALSLVKK
- a CDS encoding FAD-dependent oxidoreductase, with amino-acid sequence METVDYILAGQGVAGTLLGWEMRQAGLKIAVFDDGRADAASRLAAGIINPVSGRLFEVSWLYDTIYPLALATYRAMEAALGVSVFTERDIWNVWPTAQMRDAFAAHPTPYSVFPEGERYEGLLEAPFGAGIVKGANVDLGALLPAWAAHIGARRETFEMAALELKDHGVVYKDLQAKAVIFCEGAASPRNPWFGKLKFHPNKGEALIIRLPFETADIIKKGVTLVPLGDQTYWAGATFAWDYTDINPTNEARAQIEAQLQQLLLTPYEVIGHRAAVRPTGPDRRPMAGLHPHNPRLGIFNGMGSKGCSLAPWAARKFVGNLIHGEAIPPEIDINRFFRALR
- a CDS encoding NADP-dependent malic enzyme, which translates into the protein MAKKLNKQDALDYHAKGRPGKIEVIPTKDTKTQWDLSLAYSPGVAEPCKEIARDVENVYKYTAKGNLVAVISNGTAVLGLGDIGPEAGKPVMEGKGVLFKIFADIDVFDIELNTKDVDEFVRVVKAMEPTFGGINLEDIKSPECFAIEDRLKKELKIPVMHDDQHGTAIISSAALLNALELVKKKIDKVKIVVNGAGAAAMACVRLYASLGAKPENFIMFDKDGVLNKQRADLDEMKQVFATSAKVTSLTEALKGADVFVGLSIGNVVTEEMVRSMAKNPIVFAMANPDPEISYEAATAARKDVIMATGRSDYPNQVNNVLGFPYIFRGALDVRATQINEAMKLAAVHALADLAKSPVPDIVNLAYSERNIVFGPHYIIPKPLDPRLLSTVAPAVAKAAMESGVATAPITDWEAYEAELNNRLGLDNQLFRVIGVKARKDPRRVVFSEADNLKILKAAQVVSEENIAIPILLGSEKRIRQLMEENSIEIDDAIIIDPKSDEMAEKRHHFGELFFRKRQRKGLNLYEAKKIMRERNYFGCMMVETGEADALISGLTRKYPDTIRPALQVIGMEEGAKRVAGMYIIQTKRGPLFLADTTVNLNPTAEELAEITLMVAKEVKQFNMTPRIAMVSYSNFGSSQTPEAQLMSRAREIVKQKDPTLTVDGEIQAAMAFNKPVLKENYPFSELIGEDVNTLIFPNLAAGNVAYNLLQGVAGFDAIGPILLGMKKPVHILQLGSTVRQIVNMVLIAVVDAQTKCKKGAETNGRKK